The Juglans microcarpa x Juglans regia isolate MS1-56 chromosome 2D, Jm3101_v1.0, whole genome shotgun sequence DNA window TTAGGTCCCTTGAAGGtcacagttaaaaaaaaaaaaaaaaaaaaaaaaaagaaattagagatTTGCTTTTATTTGCATTTATAGAAGATTGTCTAGCACTTCATAGACTAATAGGATTCTTCTAAGAACAATGATACATTTACAACCTTTTTACAATTactttataattcattttattacgAACCAATGTAACTATGCCACCTCATAAAAATGATGATCTACAATAGGAATATAAGTCAAAACATATCCCTGTCAGATTTCAACTATTGTCACCATCATGAAAACTTGGTTTAGCACATCTTTGCAAAGGTCGTGGAcgcaaaataagaaaaaaaaaaaaaaaaaatcatcgttGCCCCTGTTTCAACACTGGGAAAAAGCTTCCTGATCTCTGAAGATATAAAGGAAATCATATTCCTGACTCGTATTCAACCTCGATAACTTTTCAAGAAAGTTGTATGAAGAAGAGAGCGAGAAGAGCCAAAACTATTCATATCTCAGATGCAGCACCCATAAACATTTTGAATAACTGTGTTGATCAAAACGTTCCATATCAAGAACGTCATAAGTAGAAAATTGATATCAAACTTCAATATAATCATGCAACCTTGAagccctttttttcttttttccccaaGTCCGTTGTAGTTTTATTAAGATGACTATCAGATGATGACCTCCTTCACAATATTCATCTTTCCTTTATCCTGAAGATGGCTTCTTTGAAGTTTTCTACTATCATAGATCAATTCACAAGTCATATCCTTCATGTTATAGTTTTAACATACACTTCAGAAATCGATCTTCCAAGCAAAATCAAGCTCCGGTTGCATATAAACGAGTCCATTCCTTCGCTGCAAGTTTCCAACCAACAGGGGCTAGTAATTAGTAATGACATGAATGACAAATGCTTGTAAAGCCAACTGAAATCATTTCCACCACATCagattaattatcttttttttttttaattttattttttattggcaccaggtgtttaggaacaatgtcccgactaatcccaaggGTGTACATGCCCTCGGCAAAGAAttttccgcaagtgcaccttggggtaattcaagggaaaaatcccccaatccaatggcccctagagattgttcgcatccaagaggatttgaaccttagacttggggggaaaatacccccaagcccaaggcctttaccactagagccaacccctaggggttacaTCAGATTAATTATCTTACagtgaaaaaaaaggaaaaaaaaatcttatggtGAAAATAAGCAACAATTTAGGCTtctacataataaaataaaacaagtgaTAAAAGGTAGGTACCCTTAAAAACAGTATTGAAGATGGAGCTATTTTAGGTCTCATGCTAGCATCTTGGTAGTAGCCaactacaaataattaaatactacCTGTCTCAACAGCTTCAGTTTCATTTGTCTTCCAATGCTTTGCAATGTTCTCGGAAAGGGGATCATCAGGGTTTGGAGCACTTAAAAGAGCTTGGATGCTGATCCAGTAAATCATGTAACAACTTGTTAGTAAAGTCATCTCGCTTTgctttaaatatcatttcacgACCCAAGATCCCATCATTTAAATTATCCATGCTTTCCTATTTACCTTTTTATTTCCACATggtttatattaaatctatcctatactttttttttttcttttccctagAAGATGATTTCCAAATCAAGAAATTATTGGGGATGCACGAAATCACCTCAGCAATACTGTTCGGATTTGGAGGGCTGGACTCCATTTGTCTTTAAGAATATCAAGGCATATCCGTCCAAGCTGATATAAACATTCTTTATATCCAGAAAGAAGAAACCTCAAATTTCAAGCAAGGGAAAGGAGCAAAAGAAGCAGATACTACTTACCTTATCAATATTAGGATGATATATTTTGGTCAGGAACCGAACCTGTCAGGAAAAAGTGcagtttaaaaaacaaaaataagtggAAAGgcaacaagattgagaacaaaAAACTCATCTAAATATTgcaaggaaaaaacaaaagaaactaaaCTTCTTTGAAAAGGTTCTTCATATATAACAGAACACGCTTGAGGAGcatgggaaaggaaaaaaaagatcaCTTATTCAACCATGCATTTGGCTCTATGTGGGCCAAAAAAGGATAAACAAACAGAATGCAATATTAGTAGCTATgctattttcttataattttgtgtatagaaaataataaaaacattacaACACAAATATCTTGAAATTTAAATGGATACATTGTTATGTAAGTGATGTAGGCTAGTTTAATTTAGGTAGCGCATTTTGTCATTCAGGGGGGGCCTGCGTAACTGAGTGAGAGAGAAAACCCTAAGGCTAACCCCACCGTCACCCTTCACCTAAGGCATTGACCGGCGTCACCCTTCACCTAAGACACCCCACCACCGCCACAGACAAGGCCAACGGACTTCGGCGTTTCTGCTGAGGGCACTTCTGGCGTCGGTCCTCCCTCTGGCGACCTGGAATTTCTCAAGTTTCTCAGACGTTAAGGAGATTTCTCGGAGGCATCATCGACTGTCATACATGTGCCTCCCCGACAAAAACAAGACCGACGGACTCCGACGTCGGTCCTCCCTCCAGCAATGAGATTCAGAATCGTCAAGGAGATCTCTTAGACCGTCGTATGTCGAATATGTGCCTCCACCACCACAAACAATACCGTCGGGCTCAAGCGACTCTTCTGAAGGCACTCCGGCAATTGGATTTTCTCAGGAAACCACCCCTTTGATTTTGCCGGTGCAAACCTACATCAGATTTGCATGTTTTGGGAGATGCCAGAAATGACAAAGTGAGAGGAAGCTGATGTTTTGGGACATGATGCTGTGATTTGGGACCAGAGGATGATGATGCGTGACGCGGATTCATTTCAGATGGAAGGTGAGAGGTGGTTGAAGgtggaataaaaaactttttgtttttactaAAGAGGGAGGAAACAGCTTTCGCATCTCTGAACGTAGTAAAAGGATAGTTAAGTTCATGTGCCTATGTGGGACGACAGCTTCGTTGGTTGGTAAGGGGATAGAGGATTGTTTAGAACTCATTTGTCATGATGGATTCTTCAGGGAGTtaaggatgggtaatggagtTCTCATCATTCAACATCATATTAACACAAGGGGCATTTTTCTACAACTTTCAGAATTCCGGAATGGGAGGAGGAAAGGTTTGTTGGTGATTCCTAATAGCACAAATGGCATCGGATGGAAAGGTTTTCTGAATTCCATTCGAAGCGTCACTGGGTCCAAAGCCGTTGTTCTAAAGCATGCAAACAGAGGGAGGTTCGTTGCTGGAAAGACAGTGGGAAGGTCTTCCTCAATCAAAGGTGCCTCGTACACCTCAATGTTGAGGTCACCGACGGGTAGTCCAATCGAGAATAGTTCGACGCCGGAAGGAAAGGGTAAGACACATATAGGAGACAAAGGCTGTCAAGTGAGATTGGGAGAAGTGGAGAGTCAGCACCATGTGGTGCAGGGTGGAATGGCTACCTCGGTCGAGTGTTTGAGTGTGGGAGAAGTGGAGTGGGTCTTGTGGGCTATTAAAATTCAATTGATAAgagttatggagtatgtgagAGATCTTATGATTAATGTAGATAATGGGTTAGACCTAGTCTTGGGTTTGGGTGGTGGGTTGAAAACGGACGATGGGGCTCGGGGGGTAGATCCTACAGGTTTGAAGGCCTCAAGTGAGCCGGCAAAGGGCACTTCGATGCTGTCACAAATAGGGTCATCAAACATCGGCATCATTGTTAATGCCGGTTTGCCGTCTAACTGCCCTCAGTCACCAGTTGCAATTGGGGTTAGTACCTTTTTCCAAGGTTCACTTTCAATTGAAGATAGAGGTCCTTCTAGGGTTTCGAGTATTTTGAAAGAAGCACAGAAAGGGTTTTCGGGGGGTGGAGCACCTACAAGCAATGTTCTCGTTGATGGAAC harbors:
- the LOC121250550 gene encoding ubiquitin-conjugating enzyme E2 35-like, with protein sequence MANSNLPRRIIKETQRLLSEPAPGISASPSEDNMRYFNVMILGPAQSPYEGGVFKLELFLSEEYPMAAPKVRFLTKIYHPNIDKLGRICLDILKDKWSPALQIRTVLLSIQALLSAPNPDDPLSENIAKHWKTNETEAVETAKEWTRLYATGA